The genomic segment CCaatgctgctcctatgtcctgTGGTTTAATTACTGTCTGAGTTCACCATCGGCCCACTTTCTACACACGATAATTGGATCTTGGGGGACATTCCGTGcgcatgtcttgtggtctaatggaAAACATCACCAATTCACTGCACCCGGGTACACTGGATAATTAAAGTTGATGCTGTCTGCTCATTTGGTTTAGAAAGACGTGCCAATGTTGGATAGACTAAAACAAGTCTCTTTACGAGATTGCCTGCTCACTCCAAGCATGGACCAGGTCCAATCTGATCTCCCGGAGACTTGGGATGTATTCCGATCGTTCTCCGCCTGACGCCAGCATTTCTGAGAGGTGAACATTTCCTCTCGGTCCTCTGAGAGGTGAGCATTAACGCTGCAGTGTGGGAATCATAATCGAAAGGTGTGTAGcggagaggggagcgttaacatGGTGGGAAAACAACTGAAAAACAATACAGTTTTAATAATTGGTGGGAGGCGCTTTCTGGAGCTTCGggtgccaaagggtctgttcccgTGCCGCGGCTCTTAAGAGTTTAATACCAATTTTGTTCTTTCAGCTGCTACGTTATCCGATGCCCGCCGGTTCTGCAGTGTCAAAGTGGAAAACGCTCCCACCGGCTTTGAAAATAACTTAGATATTTTGTTTACTAATTTGTTGAATAATTGACGTGAGTGGACATTTCACTGCGCggatgaactgctctctgaacctggactgagttaccccataaataaacgtgtttgtgcagcaacttaatagCATCAGCATCTCTCcagagtgttggaaaatgtattccGAATCGTTGTAATTATTTTGATCCAATACGGCAACTGTGTAATAAAGGAATTCGGCAAATTTTACCGACCACAGGATGACGAAGCTTccagagatggtgagaagtaagattacagacctcctcctgctctccatctccgggtcactgcggttctccgccttgttctgacccctcagccccttacggacgcgactagtcactaaaatgtgcctgactgtcagagcgttcagCAGTAGTATTAACACGAATGGGAGTAATGGCATAAGAACGGTAGCGAGCCAGTCATATCCCACCCAGCCGGGATGCGTATAGTAGCTCGGCTTTATaatacagtcccagggtatattgtCAATCACTTTCACAGGACGATATCGAAAGAAGATGGgcacatttttaaaacagagCAGAGCGCCGGTTGCTGTCAGaatcacagccgcagttttcccggtgcaatactttGCTTTCCGTTTCTGGCAacagatggcgacaaaccgatcaaacgtaaaagtgacagtgaaccagacagaacagtctgtggctgccACTCCCAGAGTAGAGATCACACTGCATacgggggtgatgtccaggaaagtcccggggaagtaataataactgACCCGCCACAATATGATCTCAAAGATGATGGTGAGTAGATCCGccgttgccatggccaccaggtagcgagtggtgcacttggagagtccgcactttccccgggacaggatcacaatcgccactaaattcactgggggaaaa from the Mobula birostris isolate sMobBir1 chromosome 13, sMobBir1.hap1, whole genome shotgun sequence genome contains:
- the LOC140208660 gene encoding probable G-protein coupled receptor 139; translated protein: MLEAFYSMRKVYYMIIFIIGVPVNLVAIVILSRGKCGLSKCTTRYLVAMATADLLTIIFEIILWRVSYYYFPGTFLDITPVCSVISTLGVAATDCSVWFTVTFTFDRFVAICCQKRKAKYCTGKTAAVILTATGALLCFKNVPIFFRYRPVKVIDNIPWDCIIKPSYYTHPGWVGYDWLATVLMPLLPFVLILLLNALTVRHILVTSRVRKGLRGQNKAENRSDPEMESRRRSVILLLTISGSFVILWSVKFAEFLYYTVAVLDQNNYNDSEYIFQHSGEMLMLLSCCTNTFIYGVTQSRFREQFIRAVKCPLTSIIQQISKQNI